In one Arachis duranensis cultivar V14167 chromosome 9, aradu.V14167.gnm2.J7QH, whole genome shotgun sequence genomic region, the following are encoded:
- the LOC107465010 gene encoding L-cysteine desulfhydrase — protein MITLSNNPTLNPVPMPQDDDEDPRNGAVEANDHAHQSPLKKPRLTRPISEPDILQEFSHHQQGFARINNGSFGSCPRSVLSAQNTWHLRFLQQPDEFFFNSLRKGILESRAAVKALINADDVDDVSLVDNATTAAAIVLQQVGRQFADGSFRKNDAVIMFHCAFPAVKKSIGAYIGPAGGSVVEVRLPFPVRSDEEIIAEFKKGLERGKINGGRVRFAMIDHITSMPSVVLPVRELIRVCREEGVDQVFVDGAHSIGSVPVDVKEIDADFYVSNLYKWFFAPPAVAFLHCKNSKGLVDLHHPVVSQEYGKGLALESSWVGNRDYTPQLVVPSILEFVNRFEGGIKGIMKRNHDGVVKMGTMLAESWGTMLGSPPEMCASMIMVGLPSRLCVTSDDDAMSLRTHLRVYHRIEVPTYYQALRNEDRDPKDKDGFITGYVRISRQIYNTDEDYHRLKNAINQILEDGKICSMLPVE, from the coding sequence ATGATCACACTTTCCAATAACCCTACCTTAAACCCAGTACCAATGCCTCAGGACGACGATGAAGACCCTCGAAACGGCGCCGTAGAGGCAAACGACCACGCCCACCAAAGCCCCTTAAAGAAGCCCAGACTGACCCGACCCATTTCTGAACCCGACATTCTGCAAGAGTTCTCCCACCACCAACAGGGCTTTGCCAGAATTAACAACGGCAGCTTTGGGAGCTGCCCGCGGTCAGTTCTCTCTGCCCAGAATACGTGGCATCTCCGATTCCTGCAGCAACCCGATGAGTTTTTCTTCAACTCGCTCCGAAAGGGGATCCTCGAGTCACGCGCCGCCGTGAAGGCTTTAATCAACGCCGACGACGTTGATGACGTGTCACTCGTCGACAATGCTACAACCGCCGCCGCTATCGTCCTCCAGCAGGTCGGCCGCCAGTTCGCTGACGGAAGCTTCCGCAAGAACGACGCCGTCATCATGTTCCACTGCGCGTTCCCGGCGGTGAAGAAATCCATCGGCGCATACATCGGCCCCGCTGGTGGCTCCGTCGTGGAGGTTCGGCTTCCCTTTCCAGTTCGCAGCGATGAGGAGATTATTGCGGAGTTCAAGAAGGGGCTTGAGCGAGGTAAGATTAATGGCGGAAGGGTTAGGTTTGCGATGATTGATCACATAACTTCGATGCCTTCGGTTGTTCTTCCCGTTCGGGAATTGATTAGGGTTTGCAGGGAGGAAGGTGTGGACCAGGTCTTCGTCGATGGCGCCCACTCCATAGGGAGCGTGCCTGTCGACGTGAAGGAAATTGATGCTGATTTCTACGTGAGCAATTTGTATAAATGGTTCTTTGCACCGCCTGCTGTGGCTTTCTTACACTGCAAGAATTCGAAAGGTTTGGTGGATTTGCACCACCCAGTCGTGTCCCAAGAGTATGGGAAGGGGTTGGCGTTAGAGAGCTCCTGGGTTGGGAACAGAGACTATACTCCCCAGCTCGTGGTGCCGTCGATTTTGGAGTTTGTGAACCGGTTCGAAGGTGGTATTAAGGGGATCATGAAGAGGAACCATGATGGGGTTGTGAAGATGGGGACTATGCTGGCTGAATCATGGGGAACAATGCTGGGGTCGCCGCCAGAGATGTGCGCAAGCATGATCATGGTTGGATTGCCTTCTAGGCTATGTGTGACGAGTGATGATGATGCCATGAGTTTAAGGACGCACCTGAGGGTGTATCACAGGATTGAAGTTCCTACATATTACCAGGCTTTGAGGAATGAAGATAGGGATCCCAAGGACAAGGACGGATTTATAACTGGTTATGTTAGGATATCTCGTCAAATTTATAACACAGATGAGGATTATCATAGGCTTAAGAATGCAATTAATCAGATTTTGGAGGATGGGAAAATTTGCAGCATGCTTCCTGTTGAGTGA
- the LOC107465012 gene encoding uncharacterized protein LOC107465012 — MPSKASTENICYEGEQLASLLKSTKRGIKLARRTDGNSLPEKIWLKQQFSIGVNDVTRVLERMRPCTELEKSAQLPPLISSTHKSPSVKLQAVLVASDTKPNWLTKHLPGLASSRGVPLIFVKDNKGGSLRLGELVKLKTAIAIGIKEKGNPINKIYEDIL, encoded by the exons ATGCCCAGTAAAGCCAGTACCGAAAATAT CTGCTATGAAGGAGAGCAACTTGCCAGTCTGCTGAAATCAACTAAGAG GGGGATCAAATTAGCGAGACGCACGGATGGAAATTCGTTGCCAGAAAAGATATGGCTAAAG CAACAGTTTTCTATTGGGGTTAATGACGTAACCCGGGTCCTTGAACGAATGAGACCATGCACTGAGCTGGAAAAGTCTGCTCAACTTCCCCCTTTAATCAGCAGCACTCATAAATCACCTTCGGTTAAACTTCAG GCTGTCCTTGTAGCTTCCGATACTAAGCCAAATTGGTTGACTAAGCATCTGCCAGGTTTGGCTTCATCAAGAGGGGTGCCCTTAATCTTTGTTAAAGATAACAAAGGTGGTTCTTTGAGATTAGGTGAACTTGTTAAATTGAAAACTGCCATTGCTATTGGAATTAAG GAAAAAGGGAACcctatcaataaaatttatgaaGATATACTTTAA